A genomic window from Flavobacterium azooxidireducens includes:
- a CDS encoding ATP-binding protein, whose translation MPVNRKIIEQLKIYKTKYPILALTGPRQSGKTTLLKELFHDYTYLSLENPDLRAFAENDPNGFFEKYSQFCIFDEVQRVPQLFSYLQTIVDEKKIMGQFILSGSQNFHLMKNITQSLAGRVALFKLLPFDFGELHSANLMEDDYTKAMLKGFYPAIYDRSIPSQVFYSNYIQTYVERDITELVNIRDMRTFRVFLSLCASRAGQLLNLSSLANECGITQPTAKAWISLLESSYIIFLLQPYYKNFDKRVIKSPKIYFYDTGLLCHLLKIKDTNQIKFNSYKGNLFENMIVGEYVKQNFHQNKMEELWFWRDSNGHEVDLIRQDDDLLNVIEIKSTKTVTTDLFKEINYFENLAKDEIKSKSLIYAGDDNQKRTNVNVLSWNQMK comes from the coding sequence ATGCCTGTAAATAGAAAAATAATTGAACAATTAAAAATATATAAAACGAAGTATCCGATTCTAGCTTTAACCGGGCCTAGACAATCAGGAAAAACAACTTTATTGAAGGAACTTTTTCACGATTATACCTATTTAAGCTTAGAAAATCCGGATTTGAGAGCTTTTGCTGAAAATGATCCAAATGGTTTTTTTGAAAAGTATAGTCAATTTTGCATTTTTGATGAGGTACAACGAGTGCCACAATTATTTTCTTATTTACAAACGATTGTTGACGAGAAAAAAATTATGGGTCAATTCATTTTGTCGGGTTCGCAAAATTTTCATTTGATGAAGAATATAACACAAAGTTTAGCGGGTCGAGTTGCTCTTTTTAAGTTGTTACCTTTTGATTTTGGCGAACTCCATTCAGCGAATTTAATGGAAGATGATTACACCAAAGCGATGTTAAAAGGATTTTATCCTGCAATTTATGACCGTTCAATTCCGTCGCAAGTGTTTTATTCAAATTATATTCAAACCTATGTAGAACGAGATATTACTGAGTTAGTAAACATTCGTGATATGCGAACTTTTCGTGTTTTTTTGAGTTTGTGTGCTTCGCGTGCCGGCCAATTATTGAACTTAAGTTCATTGGCAAACGAATGTGGTATTACACAGCCTACAGCAAAGGCTTGGATTTCCTTATTAGAAAGTAGTTACATCATTTTTTTGTTGCAACCCTATTATAAAAATTTTGATAAACGCGTCATAAAAAGTCCGAAGATTTATTTTTATGATACCGGTTTACTCTGCCATTTGTTGAAAATAAAAGATACCAATCAAATAAAATTTAATTCATACAAAGGAAATTTATTTGAAAATATGATTGTTGGCGAATATGTTAAACAAAATTTTCATCAAAATAAAATGGAAGAACTGTGGTTTTGGAGAGATTCCAATGGTCACGAAGTAGATTTGATTCGTCAAGATGATGATTTGTTGAATGTAATTGAAATAAAATCAACCAAAACAGTTACAACCGATTTATTTAAGGAAATTAATTATTTTGAGAACTTAGCCAAAGATGAAATTAAGTCAAAAAGTTTGATTTATGCCGGGGATGACAATCAAAAACGAACAAATGTTAACGTACTTTCGTGGAATCAAATGAAATAA
- a CDS encoding anthranilate synthase component I family protein has translation MLRATKVFSIENPEIFKQKLLIWGNQFREVVFLDTNNYHQKYSNYDSVLAVDAFTSIKTDYFNAFEDLHQYQNHTKDWLFGYLSYDLKNDTEALKSKNFDGLEFPDLFFFQPKKLFFLKENHVEMQYLNLCDDEMDDDFSEILKEGRGKMGDGSEIKIQQRISKEAYLQKVSKMLEKIHHGDIYEANFCMEFFAKDATINPIEIYQKLNAISQPPFAVYFKNNHQFLLSASPERYLKKERTKIISQPIKGTARRVFDIELDEQSKAELALNPKERAENIMIVDLVRNDLSKTAIKGSVEVEELCQIYTFKQVHQLISTVVSQVENTTSPVEIIKTTFPMGSMTGAPKISAMKIIEDLEETKRGLYSGAIGYFSPEGDFDFNVVIRSILYNSKNQYLSFSVGSAITSEATPEGEYEECLLKAKAMFEVLN, from the coding sequence ATGCTCAGAGCTACAAAAGTCTTTTCTATTGAAAATCCTGAAATCTTCAAACAAAAATTGTTGATTTGGGGTAATCAGTTTAGAGAGGTTGTTTTTTTGGACACCAATAATTATCATCAAAAGTATTCCAATTATGATTCGGTTTTGGCCGTGGATGCTTTTACTTCCATCAAAACCGACTATTTTAATGCTTTTGAGGATTTACATCAGTATCAAAACCATACCAAAGATTGGTTGTTTGGTTATTTGTCGTATGATTTAAAAAATGATACAGAAGCTTTAAAATCTAAAAATTTTGACGGATTAGAATTTCCGGATTTGTTTTTCTTTCAACCCAAAAAGTTATTTTTTTTGAAAGAGAATCACGTTGAAATGCAGTATTTGAATTTATGTGATGATGAAATGGATGATGATTTTTCAGAAATTTTGAAGGAGGGAAGAGGGAAGATGGGAGATGGAAGTGAAATCAAAATCCAACAACGAATTTCAAAAGAAGCCTATCTTCAAAAAGTTTCCAAAATGCTTGAAAAAATTCATCACGGCGACATTTATGAAGCCAATTTTTGTATGGAATTTTTTGCGAAAGATGCAACAATTAATCCGATTGAAATTTATCAAAAACTTAATGCTATTTCGCAACCACCTTTTGCTGTTTACTTCAAAAATAATCATCAGTTTTTACTTTCCGCTTCACCTGAAAGATATTTGAAAAAAGAAAGAACTAAAATTATTTCGCAACCTATAAAAGGAACAGCCCGACGTGTTTTTGATATTGAATTAGACGAACAATCCAAAGCTGAATTAGCACTTAATCCGAAGGAACGTGCCGAAAACATTATGATTGTCGATTTGGTTCGAAATGATTTATCTAAAACTGCTATAAAAGGTTCGGTTGAAGTAGAAGAATTATGCCAAATTTATACGTTTAAACAAGTTCATCAACTGATTTCTACGGTAGTTTCTCAAGTGGAAAATACAACTTCTCCCGTTGAAATTATCAAAACTACTTTCCCGATGGGAAGTATGACCGGTGCTCCCAAAATTTCTGCAATGAAAATCATCGAAGACTTAGAAGAAACCAAACGGGGTTTATACAGCGGAGCAATCGGCTATTTTTCTCCCGAAGGTGATTTCGATTTTAATGTAGTGATTCGAAGTATTTTATACAATTCCAAAAATCAATATTTGTCTTTTTCCGTGGGAAGTGCCATTACTTCCGAAGCAACTCCCGAAGGTGAATATGAAGAATGTTTGTTGAAAGCGAAAGCAATGTTTGAGGTGTTGAATTAG
- a CDS encoding NADPH-dependent FMN reductase encodes MSTILAFAGSNSSTSINHQLVTYLTTQLQETSFELFKLSDMDLIVYSEDEQRDNGFPSSINQIYKHIQASEGLLISVNEHNGNPSAFFKNVIDWLSRLDRKFLEGKKIFLLSTSNGARGGIGSLEVTKNMLPRFGAEIVDTYSFPSFKENFSIEETKIINDKIKNEILEKLHQFEIALK; translated from the coding sequence ATGTCAACCATTTTAGCCTTTGCAGGAAGTAATTCTTCCACTTCAATAAATCATCAATTAGTAACCTACTTAACCACTCAATTACAAGAAACTTCATTTGAATTGTTCAAATTATCCGATATGGATTTGATTGTTTACAGCGAAGATGAACAACGCGATAATGGTTTTCCATCTTCAATTAATCAAATTTATAAGCATATTCAGGCTTCTGAAGGTTTGTTGATTTCAGTGAATGAACACAACGGAAATCCATCCGCTTTTTTTAAAAACGTGATTGATTGGCTTTCGCGTTTAGATAGAAAATTTTTAGAAGGAAAGAAAATCTTTTTATTAAGTACTTCAAACGGTGCTCGCGGTGGAATTGGTTCATTAGAAGTAACGAAAAATATGCTTCCTCGTTTTGGTGCAGAAATAGTTGATACGTATTCTTTTCCATCATTCAAAGAAAATTTTTCTATTGAAGAAACAAAAATCATCAACGATAAAATTAAAAATGAAATTTTAGAGAAACTTCATCAATTTGAAATAGCATTAAAATAA
- the dnaK gene encoding molecular chaperone DnaK, with the protein MSKIIGIDLGTTNSCVSVMEGGEPVVIANAEGKRTTPSVIAFVDGGEIKVGDPAKRQAVTNPTKTIASIKRFMGNKYTESAKEAGNVAYKVVKGDNDTPRVDIDGRLYTPQELSAMTLQKMKKTAEDYLGQTVTEAVITVPAYFNDAQRQATKEAGEIAGLKVMRIINEPTAAALAYGLDKAGKDQKIAVYDLGGGTFDISVLELGDGVFEVLSTNGDTHLGGDDFDQVIIDWLANEFNSEEGIDLRKDPMALQRLKEAAEKAKIELSSSTQTEINLPYVTATASGPKHLVKSLTRAKFEQLAESLVKRSMEPVVKALKDAGLSTSDIDEVILVGGSTRMPIIQEQVEKYFGKKPSKGVNPDEVVAIGAAIQGGVLSGDVKDVLLLDVTPLSLGIETMGSVMTKLIESNTTIPTKKSQVFSTAADNQPSVEIHVLQGERPMANDNKTIGRFHLDGIPPAPRGVPQIEVTFDIDANGIIKVSATDKGTGKSHDIRIEASSGLTPEEIERMKKEAEINAEADKIAKEKVDKLNEADGMIFQTESQLKEYGDKLSDANKQPIEAALNELKAAYETKDIATIQPALDKINEAWKNASEEMYKSQDNQGAQQAQPQADASGDQTQDVDFEEVK; encoded by the coding sequence ATGAGTAAAATAATTGGAATCGATTTAGGAACTACCAACTCTTGTGTATCCGTAATGGAAGGTGGAGAGCCGGTAGTAATTGCAAATGCTGAAGGTAAAAGAACTACGCCATCTGTTATTGCATTTGTTGACGGTGGTGAAATCAAAGTAGGTGACCCTGCCAAGAGACAAGCAGTAACTAATCCAACCAAAACCATTGCGTCTATCAAACGTTTTATGGGTAATAAATATACTGAAAGTGCAAAAGAGGCTGGAAATGTAGCGTATAAAGTGGTAAAAGGTGACAACGATACGCCACGTGTGGATATCGACGGTCGTTTATATACACCACAAGAATTGTCAGCAATGACACTTCAAAAAATGAAAAAAACGGCTGAGGATTATTTAGGTCAAACAGTAACCGAAGCGGTTATCACTGTTCCTGCTTATTTTAACGATGCTCAACGTCAAGCAACAAAAGAAGCGGGTGAAATTGCAGGTTTAAAAGTAATGAGAATCATCAACGAACCAACTGCTGCTGCGTTAGCCTATGGTTTAGATAAAGCCGGAAAAGATCAAAAAATTGCCGTTTACGATTTAGGTGGAGGTACATTTGATATTTCTGTACTTGAATTAGGTGATGGTGTTTTTGAAGTTTTATCAACAAACGGAGATACTCATTTAGGTGGAGACGATTTTGACCAAGTAATCATCGATTGGTTGGCAAATGAATTCAACAGCGAAGAAGGTATCGATTTACGTAAAGACCCAATGGCTTTGCAACGTTTGAAAGAAGCAGCTGAAAAAGCGAAGATTGAATTATCATCTTCTACACAAACAGAAATCAACTTACCTTACGTTACGGCTACAGCTAGTGGTCCAAAACACTTGGTAAAATCATTAACGAGAGCTAAATTTGAGCAATTGGCAGAAAGTTTAGTAAAACGTTCAATGGAACCGGTTGTAAAAGCATTAAAAGACGCAGGTTTATCAACATCAGATATTGACGAAGTAATCTTAGTTGGAGGTTCAACAAGAATGCCAATCATTCAAGAACAAGTTGAAAAATATTTTGGTAAAAAACCATCAAAAGGTGTAAACCCTGATGAGGTTGTGGCAATTGGTGCTGCTATTCAAGGTGGTGTTTTAAGTGGTGATGTAAAAGATGTATTGTTATTAGACGTTACGCCTTTATCATTAGGAATTGAAACTATGGGAAGTGTTATGACAAAATTAATTGAGTCAAACACAACTATTCCAACCAAAAAATCACAAGTTTTCTCTACTGCTGCTGATAACCAACCATCGGTTGAAATTCACGTATTGCAAGGAGAAAGACCAATGGCAAATGACAACAAAACAATTGGTCGTTTCCATTTAGACGGAATTCCGCCAGCTCCAAGAGGGGTTCCACAAATTGAAGTAACGTTTGACATTGATGCCAATGGTATCATCAAAGTTTCTGCAACTGATAAAGGAACCGGAAAATCGCACGATATTCGTATCGAAGCTTCTTCAGGATTAACTCCGGAAGAAATCGAAAGAATGAAAAAAGAAGCGGAAATCAATGCTGAAGCTGATAAAATCGCAAAAGAAAAAGTTGATAAATTGAACGAAGCAGACGGAATGATTTTCCAAACTGAAAGTCAATTAAAAGAATACGGCGATAAATTGTCAGATGCGAACAAGCAACCTATTGAAGCTGCGTTAAACGAGTTGAAAGCGGCGTATGAAACAAAAGATATCGCAACAATTCAACCTGCTTTAGACAAAATCAATGAAGCGTGGAAAAATGCTTCAGAAGAAATGTATAAATCACAAGACAACCAAGGTGCTCAACAAGCTCAGCCGCAAGCCGATGCAAGTGGAGATCAAACACAAGATGTTGATTTTGAAGAAGTGAAGTAA
- a CDS encoding cupin domain-containing protein, with protein MEENKVIDKSSFDKKLGTELEKGDPHIIVEIIEYVPHSIVSKTIIKKSTGNVTAKSFDEGEELCEKTIPFDTYVQIIHGVASVTIDKKEHNLKLGYGIVIPAHSHHCFNANEKFKMISTIIKSGYEEMNVEKW; from the coding sequence ATGGAAGAAAATAAAGTTATCGATAAAAGCTCATTTGATAAAAAATTAGGTACTGAATTAGAAAAAGGCGACCCACATATTATAGTAGAAATAATTGAATATGTTCCTCATTCTATTGTGAGTAAAACAATCATCAAGAAGTCAACAGGAAATGTAACCGCCAAATCTTTTGATGAAGGAGAAGAATTATGTGAAAAAACGATTCCGTTTGACACTTATGTTCAAATAATTCACGGTGTTGCAAGCGTGACCATTGATAAAAAAGAACATAATTTAAAGCTTGGCTACGGAATTGTAATTCCGGCACATTCGCATCATTGTTTTAATGCCAATGAAAAGTTTAAAATGATTTCTACCATTATAAAAAGTGGTTATGAAGAAATGAATGTGGAAAAATGGTAA